Proteins from one Strix aluco isolate bStrAlu1 chromosome 10, bStrAlu1.hap1, whole genome shotgun sequence genomic window:
- the LOC141927684 gene encoding acrosin-like, translating to MHLLRLLILLALCWPAHGAWDSCRTCGLRPMAADDGTSHVVGGTDAQPGAWPWIVSIQGPWRRGTGHVCGGSLISPQWVLTAAHCFTKARHITTWRVVVGATRLTQLGPEAQVRNIKRLLVHEDYSSISQRNDIALLELDQPVQCSNSIQLACVPDASLKVSELTTCYISGWGSTTARAEGPTDVLQEAKVHLIDLNLCNSSRSYQGAVHPHNLCAGYPQGGIDTCQGDSGAPLVCKDNSADHFWLVGVTSWGRGCTRAKRLGIYTSTQHFYDWILEQMGLSPAVTAAPTPRPAFPSTPLQTPRPTPTQSGGFSSFPLLVQKLVELFTWLQELMQNLREGLSTRMDRIQCRLQCTMTASCKGSDC from the exons ATGCATCTGCTCCgtctcctcatcctgctggccctgtgctggcctgcgcacggcgcctgggacagttGTAG gacctgcgggctccgGCCCATGGCTGCTGACGATGGCACCTCGCACGTGGTGGGGGGTACagacgcccagccaggggcctggccctggatcgtgagcatccagggTCCCTGGAGAAGAGGCACGGGACATGTGTGtggagggtccctcatcagcccacagtgggtcctcacagcagcccactgcttcaccaaggccag gcacatcaccacGTGGCGCGTGGTGGTTGGGGCCACCCGCTTGACTCAGCTGggcccggaggcccaagtgcgcaatattAAACGGCTGCTGGTTCACGAGGATTACAGCAGCATCTCGCAGaggaacgacattgcgctgctggagttggaccagcctgtccagtgcagcaaCTCCATACAACtcgcctgcgtgcccgacgcctcgCTGAAAGTGTCAGAACTGACAACCTGCTACATCagtggctgggggtccacgacagCGAGAG CTGAAGGACCAACGGATGttctgcaggaggccaaggtccacctcatcgacctcaacctctgcaacagcagccggtcgTACcaaggggccgtccacccccacaacctgtgcgctggctacccgcagggcggcatcgacacctgccag ggtgacagcggtgctcctctcgtctgcaaagacaacagtgctgaccacttctggctggttggggtgaccagctgggggagaggctgtacGAGAGCAAAACGGCTGGgaatctacacctccactcagcacttttacGACTGGATCCTAGAACAgatggggctgagcccagcagtAACGGCtgctccaacgccacggccagccTTCCCCTCAACCCCCCTTCAGACGCCAAGGCCAACACCAACACAATCAGGCGGGTtcagctccttcccccttctAGTGCAGAAGTTGGTGGAACTCTTTACTTGGTTGCAGGAGCTCATGCAGAACCTGAGGGAAGGCCTGAGCACCAGGATGGACAGGATccagtgcaggctgcagtgcaCCATGACCGCCTCCTGCAAGGGCTCTGACTGCTGA